The following proteins are encoded in a genomic region of Enterocloster clostridioformis:
- a CDS encoding zinc-ribbon domain-containing protein: MIFIGGISQGQKILDYVKTVICDRCGGYGRCQVYMTYMYFSFFFIPLFKWNKRFYVKMSCCEAVYELDPEVGKALLHGQQVDIKSSDLTLVQEGHRRGYYDSGAYKTWKKCGNCGYETEEDFEYCPKCGRRL; the protein is encoded by the coding sequence ATGATATTTATAGGAGGAATCAGCCAGGGACAGAAAATACTGGATTATGTGAAAACTGTCATATGTGACCGGTGCGGCGGATACGGACGCTGCCAGGTATACATGACCTATATGTATTTCAGCTTTTTCTTCATCCCCCTGTTTAAGTGGAACAAGAGGTTCTATGTAAAGATGTCCTGCTGTGAGGCTGTCTATGAGCTGGACCCGGAGGTGGGAAAGGCGCTGCTTCACGGCCAGCAGGTGGATATAAAAAGTTCCGACCTGACGCTGGTTCAGGAGGGGCACCGCAGGGGATATTATGACAGCGGGGCCTATAAGACCTGGAAAAAATGCGGCAATTGCGGATATGAAACAGAAGAAGATTTTGAGTACTGTCCTAAATGCGGCAGGAGACTGTGA